A single region of the Thermoleophilia bacterium genome encodes:
- a CDS encoding DegT/DnrJ/EryC1/StrS family aminotransferase, whose translation MTPEPLPLAKPVIGAEEERLVLEVLRSGHLSLGPMGRRFEEEFAAWLGVDDAVSVNSGTTALHLGVRALGWGSGDEVVLSPFTFVASANCLLYEGVKPVFADIDPVTLNLDPAAVAGAIGERTAGLLPIDIFGYPSAMPEFESIAEDRGLGLLEDSAQALGAIDEDGRKVGSRGGLAVFAFYANKQMTTGEGGMIIPRDAAEAERLRSERNQGRAVDMNWLEHDRLGFNYRLSDVAAAIGVAQVARLDDLLADRARVAAQYSESLSGIDGLVLPAADEGQSRRSWFVYPVQLPEGSDRDTVIGRLAEAGIPAKAYLPCIHLFPHLRELGYSEGMFPVAEAVAARSMALPFYGDMTTAETDRVADALKTALAG comes from the coding sequence GTGACCCCCGAGCCCCTGCCACTCGCGAAGCCGGTGATCGGTGCCGAGGAGGAGCGGCTGGTGCTCGAAGTCCTGCGCTCGGGCCACCTCTCCCTGGGCCCGATGGGCCGGCGGTTCGAAGAGGAGTTCGCGGCCTGGCTAGGGGTCGACGACGCGGTTTCGGTGAATAGCGGCACGACCGCGCTCCATCTCGGGGTCCGGGCGCTCGGCTGGGGATCGGGTGACGAGGTCGTGCTCAGCCCGTTCACCTTCGTCGCCAGTGCCAACTGCCTGCTCTACGAAGGAGTGAAGCCGGTCTTCGCCGACATCGATCCGGTCACGCTCAACCTCGATCCGGCCGCCGTCGCCGGTGCGATCGGGGAGCGGACGGCCGGTCTGCTTCCGATCGACATCTTCGGCTACCCCTCGGCCATGCCCGAGTTCGAAAGCATCGCCGAGGATCGTGGCCTTGGCCTGCTCGAGGACTCGGCCCAGGCTCTCGGCGCTATCGACGAAGACGGCCGGAAAGTCGGATCCCGGGGAGGCCTCGCCGTTTTCGCCTTCTACGCCAACAAACAGATGACCACGGGTGAAGGCGGCATGATCATCCCGCGTGACGCCGCGGAGGCTGAACGGCTCCGGTCCGAACGCAATCAGGGCCGGGCAGTCGACATGAACTGGCTCGAACATGACCGGCTCGGCTTCAACTACCGGCTGTCCGACGTCGCCGCGGCGATCGGGGTGGCCCAGGTGGCGCGGCTGGACGATCTGCTCGCGGACCGTGCCCGGGTCGCAGCGCAGTATTCGGAGAGCCTTAGCGGCATCGACGGCCTCGTTCTGCCGGCGGCCGACGAAGGGCAGTCGCGGCGCAGCTGGTTCGTCTATCCCGTGCAGCTGCCCGAAGGCAGCGATCGCGACACGGTGATCGGCCGGCTGGCCGAAGCGGGAATTCCGGCAAAGGCCTACCTGCCCTGCATCCACCTGTTTCCGCACCTGCGGGAGCTCGGCTACTCCGAGGGCATGTTCCCGGTGGCTGAAGCGGTTGCCGCCCGCTCGATGGCCCTGCCGTTCTACGGCGACATGACCACTGCCGAGACCGATCGCGTGGCGGACGCGCTCAAGACGGCGCTGGCGGGATAA